A genomic segment from Kiritimatiellia bacterium encodes:
- a CDS encoding prepilin-type N-terminal cleavage/methylation domain-containing protein yields the protein MNATSAPGPGKIGDASRSQICANGSPRGFTLIELLVVVAILAVLAALLQPAVRNGLNRGRAAGCLNNIRQSMSGLQRSAFDRDLIYLFGYADGRDRSWASEIVNGYLNGATNVVLCPYYAPRRFDPSFRWLTTFGIREDPPASYVRPGPDNTFWLRPDAVERPSDFLILADTTSRGRNGIRARQYKGFNVAVPGEVHARHGGAANGGFLDGHAETMPRPRIEALGIEALYDEDQTPGYF from the coding sequence GTGAATGCTACCAGTGCGCCCGGGCCGGGCAAGATCGGCGATGCTTCCCGGTCGCAAATCTGCGCGAATGGAAGCCCCCGTGGCTTCACGCTGATTGAACTGCTTGTGGTGGTGGCGATCCTGGCCGTGCTTGCCGCCCTGCTCCAGCCGGCGGTGCGGAACGGACTCAATCGCGGGCGCGCGGCGGGCTGTCTGAACAACATCCGGCAAAGCATGTCCGGGCTTCAGCGTTCCGCGTTCGACCGGGACCTGATCTACCTGTTCGGCTATGCCGACGGGCGCGACCGTTCCTGGGCTTCCGAGATCGTGAACGGCTATCTCAACGGCGCGACCAATGTCGTGCTGTGTCCGTACTACGCCCCCCGCCGTTTTGATCCCTCGTTCCGCTGGCTGACGACCTTCGGCATCCGCGAGGATCCGCCGGCGTCGTATGTCCGGCCTGGCCCGGACAACACCTTCTGGCTGCGCCCGGACGCGGTGGAGCGGCCCTCCGATTTCCTGATCCTCGCCGACACCACCAGCCGGGGGCGCAACGGGATTCGCGCGCGCCAGTACAAGGGGTTTAATGTTGCCGTGCCTGGAGAGGTACATGCGCGGCACGGCGGCGCCGCGAACGGCGGTTTTCTCGACGGGCACGCGGAGACGATGCCGCGCCCGCGAATCGAGGCGCTGGGGATTGAGGCGCTGTATGACGAGGACCAGACGCCGGGCTATTTTTAG